From Mauremys mutica isolate MM-2020 ecotype Southern chromosome 17, ASM2049712v1, whole genome shotgun sequence, one genomic window encodes:
- the LOC123351385 gene encoding adhesion G protein-coupled receptor E3-like isoform X3 has translation MNLSLWQQHHRTCLGHVWYKSFIHSMRGVRIRPCIRQTPMLVALQRLQNSPSARVSLQGKRSGESSIFSSFFNSTFDILMSMFGDGNVTLSLENATLPFNSVLNSTSRLDGGGKGEVVSAVTFVLQTMELSTLAIALQSPERTTQDVTTESLAIQTRLVTGNCSQHSEVFTLRAHEETMDMHCDTITGAATQGVGAAAFISYSTLDSIISARRLSEGNLLVGGKLEKSHINSRVVSGAVGDGSPVHLSSPANFTLRHKQAKKEEEEALCVYWKVVAENGSWSPDGCTAVHTNSTHTTCSCDHLSSFAVLMAPTAVTESYPLTIITYVGLTLSLLCLLLAILTFLLCRSIRNVSTSLHLQLCLCLFLADLLFLTVVTRPGSQCPWALCLPQVACAVIAGLLHYLFLACFSWMFLEGLHLFLTVWNLQVVNYTSASRFKKRFMYLFGYGFPALVVAISAAVNPEGYGTYTHCWLSLNRDFHWSFLGPVCAIILINITFFVLTLWILRNKLSSLNADVSTLRDHRLLTFKAIAQLFILGCTWILGLLQVGPAATAMAYLFTIVNSLQGAFIFLVHCLLNRQVREEYRRWIKGFRTFSTKSQTYDLSMSAVPTTSTKTVRGPLLCSSTRLGNSHL, from the exons atgAACCTCTCGCTGTGGCAACAGCACCATCGTACATGTCTTGGACACGTCTGGTATAAAAGCTTTATTCACTCAATGAGGGgtgtcaggatcaggccctgcataAGGCAAACACCAATGTTGGTCGCCCTTCAGCGCCTGCAGAACTCACCCTCTGCCCGGGTCTCTCTGCAGGGAAAGCGGAGCggtgaaagcagcattttttcctctttctttaatTCGACCTTCGACATTTTGATGTCCATGTTTGGAGACGGGAATGTGACGTTATCACTGGAG AACGCGACTCTCCCTTTCAACTCGGTCCTGAACAGCACCTCCCGCTTGGACGGTGGAGGCAAGGGCGAGGTTGTGTCGGCTGTAACGTTCGTCCTGCAGACAATGGAACTGTCCACGCTGGCCATTGCGCTCCAGTCTCCGGAGAGGACAACACAGGACGTGACCACagagtctctgg ctatCCAGACGCGGCTCGTCACAGGGAACTGCAGCCAGCACAGCGAGGTCTTCACGCTGAGAGCTCACGAGGAGACGATGGACATGCACTGTGATACAATCACCGGGGCAGCCACACAAG GTGTGGGGGCTGCTGCTTTTATTTCCTACTCCACCCTGGACTCCATCATCAGTGCGAGACGTCTCAGCGAGGGAAATCTACTGGTTGGTGGGAAGCTGGAGAAGAGTCACATCAACTCCAGGGTGGTGAGTGGGGCCGTCGGAGACGGGAGCCCCGTTCATCTCTCCAGCCCCGCAAACTTCACCCTGCGACATAAACAG GCCaaaaaagaggaggaagaggctCTCTGCGTCTACTGGAAAGTGGTGGCCGAGAACGGCAGCTGGTCTCCAGACGGCTGCACCGCCGTGCACACGAACAGCACTCACACCACCTGCAGCTGTGACCATCTCTCCAGCTTCGCCGTCCTAATGGCTCCCACCGCAGTGACG GAGAGCTACCCACTGACCATCATCACCTACGTGGGACTGaccctctccctgctgtgcctcCTCCTCGCCATCCTCACCTTCCTCCTGTGCCGCTCCATCCGCAACGTCAGcacctccctccacctgcagctctgcctctgcctcttcctggccgACCTGCTCTTCCTCACCGTGGTGACCCGCCCCGGCAGTCAG TGTCCCTgggctctctgtctcccccaggtgGCGTGTGCTGTCATTGCTGGCCTCCTGCACTACCTCTTCCTGGCCTGCTTCAGCTGGATGTTCCTGGAGGGGCTGCACCTCTTCCTCACCGTCTGGAACCTGCAGGTCGTGAATTACACCAGCGCCAGCCGGTTCAAGAAGAGATTCATGTACCTGTTCGGCTACGGATTCCCAGCCCTGGTGGTGGCTATTTCTGCAGCGGTGAATCCTGAAGGCTATGGAACTTACACACA CTGCTGGCTTAGCCTGAACAGAGACTTTCATTGGAGCTTCCTGGGACCAGTCTGTGCCATAATCCTG ATAAATATAACGTTCTTTGTCCTTACCCTGTGGATCCTGAGAAACAAACTCTCCTCCCTCAATGCAGATGTGTCCACCCTCAGAGACCACAG GTTACTGACCTTTAAAGCCATCGCCCAGCTCTTCATTCTGGGCTGCACATGGATCCTTGGTCTCCTCCAAGTCGGCCCAGCAGCCACGGCCATGGCGTATTTATTCACCATCGTCAACAGCCTGCAGGGAGCATTCATCTTCCTGGTGCACTGTCTCCTCAATCGCCAG GTGAGAGAGGAGTACAGGAGATGGATCAAGGGATTCCGAACATTCAGCACGAAATCTCAGACATACGATCTGTCCATGTCTGCTGTCCCCACCACCAGCACCAAGACGGTAAGAGGTCCTCTGCTCTGTTCCAGTACCCGCCTGGGAAACAGTCATCTGTAG
- the LOC123351385 gene encoding adhesion G protein-coupled receptor E3-like isoform X4: protein MTAPLFPSLQVPSINSSVQFVAIKETFRNFSLQGKRSGESSIFSSFFNSTFDILMSMFGDGNVTLSLENATLPFNSVLNSTSRLDGGGKGEVVSAVTFVLQTMELSTLAIALQSPERTTQDVTTESLAIQTRLVTGNCSQHSEVFTLRAHEETMDMHCDTITGAATQGVGAAAFISYSTLDSIISARRLSEGNLLVGGKLEKSHINSRVVSGAVGDGSPVHLSSPANFTLRHKQAKKEEEEALCVYWKVVAENGSWSPDGCTAVHTNSTHTTCSCDHLSSFAVLMAPTAVTESYPLTIITYVGLTLSLLCLLLAILTFLLCRSIRNVSTSLHLQLCLCLFLADLLFLTVVTRPGSQCPWALCLPQVACAVIAGLLHYLFLACFSWMFLEGLHLFLTVWNLQVVNYTSASRFKKRFMYLFGYGFPALVVAISAAVNPEGYGTYTHCWLSLNRDFHWSFLGPVCAIILINITFFVLTLWILRNKLSSLNADVSTLRDHRLLTFKAIAQLFILGCTWILGLLQVGPAATAMAYLFTIVNSLQGAFIFLVHCLLNRQVREEYRRWIKGFRTFSTKSQTYDLSMSAVPTTSTKTVRGPLLCSSTRLGNSHL from the exons GGAAAGCGGAGCggtgaaagcagcattttttcctctttctttaatTCGACCTTCGACATTTTGATGTCCATGTTTGGAGACGGGAATGTGACGTTATCACTGGAG AACGCGACTCTCCCTTTCAACTCGGTCCTGAACAGCACCTCCCGCTTGGACGGTGGAGGCAAGGGCGAGGTTGTGTCGGCTGTAACGTTCGTCCTGCAGACAATGGAACTGTCCACGCTGGCCATTGCGCTCCAGTCTCCGGAGAGGACAACACAGGACGTGACCACagagtctctgg ctatCCAGACGCGGCTCGTCACAGGGAACTGCAGCCAGCACAGCGAGGTCTTCACGCTGAGAGCTCACGAGGAGACGATGGACATGCACTGTGATACAATCACCGGGGCAGCCACACAAG GTGTGGGGGCTGCTGCTTTTATTTCCTACTCCACCCTGGACTCCATCATCAGTGCGAGACGTCTCAGCGAGGGAAATCTACTGGTTGGTGGGAAGCTGGAGAAGAGTCACATCAACTCCAGGGTGGTGAGTGGGGCCGTCGGAGACGGGAGCCCCGTTCATCTCTCCAGCCCCGCAAACTTCACCCTGCGACATAAACAG GCCaaaaaagaggaggaagaggctCTCTGCGTCTACTGGAAAGTGGTGGCCGAGAACGGCAGCTGGTCTCCAGACGGCTGCACCGCCGTGCACACGAACAGCACTCACACCACCTGCAGCTGTGACCATCTCTCCAGCTTCGCCGTCCTAATGGCTCCCACCGCAGTGACG GAGAGCTACCCACTGACCATCATCACCTACGTGGGACTGaccctctccctgctgtgcctcCTCCTCGCCATCCTCACCTTCCTCCTGTGCCGCTCCATCCGCAACGTCAGcacctccctccacctgcagctctgcctctgcctcttcctggccgACCTGCTCTTCCTCACCGTGGTGACCCGCCCCGGCAGTCAG TGTCCCTgggctctctgtctcccccaggtgGCGTGTGCTGTCATTGCTGGCCTCCTGCACTACCTCTTCCTGGCCTGCTTCAGCTGGATGTTCCTGGAGGGGCTGCACCTCTTCCTCACCGTCTGGAACCTGCAGGTCGTGAATTACACCAGCGCCAGCCGGTTCAAGAAGAGATTCATGTACCTGTTCGGCTACGGATTCCCAGCCCTGGTGGTGGCTATTTCTGCAGCGGTGAATCCTGAAGGCTATGGAACTTACACACA CTGCTGGCTTAGCCTGAACAGAGACTTTCATTGGAGCTTCCTGGGACCAGTCTGTGCCATAATCCTG ATAAATATAACGTTCTTTGTCCTTACCCTGTGGATCCTGAGAAACAAACTCTCCTCCCTCAATGCAGATGTGTCCACCCTCAGAGACCACAG GTTACTGACCTTTAAAGCCATCGCCCAGCTCTTCATTCTGGGCTGCACATGGATCCTTGGTCTCCTCCAAGTCGGCCCAGCAGCCACGGCCATGGCGTATTTATTCACCATCGTCAACAGCCTGCAGGGAGCATTCATCTTCCTGGTGCACTGTCTCCTCAATCGCCAG GTGAGAGAGGAGTACAGGAGATGGATCAAGGGATTCCGAACATTCAGCACGAAATCTCAGACATACGATCTGTCCATGTCTGCTGTCCCCACCACCAGCACCAAGACGGTAAGAGGTCCTCTGCTCTGTTCCAGTACCCGCCTGGGAAACAGTCATCTGTAG